A region of Fusarium keratoplasticum isolate Fu6.1 chromosome 6, whole genome shotgun sequence DNA encodes the following proteins:
- a CDS encoding Myb-DNA-bind-3 domain-containing protein yields MSEDDGDVVLGPDGQAPTRVDRDRRAPRFSWTPAYEATFFRSLCESVQLGLRENSSFKAEAWERAAQALQESHGAYPTKSHLINKSDNARKRFRLWRGLREDAEFLYNPVTRTVTATEEAWTAHIEREPLSRALRGRPFDHEDYMEILYPDVIGSGGAPKRIMKPRRRTDGPIAEDPEMPGTGILNLQSEPPPRPPGLESPNSRPVLTQTPTTSSTGSTQQRPTSTTIPPRGPPTVNASALTPPDETITQSRKRQLPTTSTPATFESPPASNMPLGQAPESPGKRRRTSSNDGSRALTSTMLNSSMLPLAVRDGPSVASPSQTDSQLLSHAPVIEELVEAVRSRSSLRWQEEALDVFFRDFADEDLDLQVKISESVLINECKAMVFCKMPGRVRQHWVRRFKESLYRQ; encoded by the exons ATGTCCGAAGACGACGGCGATGTTGTGCTCGGCCCCGACGGCCAAGCACCTACCCGAGTCGACCGAGATCGAAGAGCTCCGCGCTTCAGCTGGACTCCTGCCTACGAAGCTACCTTCTTCCGAAGCCTCTGCGAGAGCGTCCAGCTAGGCCTTCGCGAGAACTCTTCCTTCAAAGCTGAAGCTTGGGAGCGTGCCGCCCAGGCCCTGCAGGAGAGTCACGGTGCCTATCCAACAAAGAGCCACCTGATCAACAAGAGCGACAATGCTAGGAAGCGTTTTCGATTATGGAGAGGCCTTCGCGAGGATGCCGAGTTCTTGTATAACCCAGTGACGAGAACGGTCACTGCCACCGAAGAGGCGTGGACCGCACACATCGAG AGGGAACCTCTGTCCAGGGCGCTCCGCGGCCGACCCTTCGATCACGAAGACTACATGGAGATCCTGTACCCCGACGTTATCGGCTCGGGGGGTGCTCCTAAGCGGATCATGAAGCCTCGACGACGAACCGACGGTCCTATCGCTGAAGACCCCGAGATGCCTGGCACAGGGATTTTGAACCTCCAGAGCGAGCCCCCTCCCCGGCCTCCCGGCTTAGAGAGTCCCAATTCTCGGCCTGTTTTGACCCAGACCCCGaccacctcctcgacgggCTCGACCCAGCAACGGCCGACGTCTACTACAATCCCTCCTCGCGGCCCCCCGACCGTTAATGCCAGCGCGCTAACCCCGCCGGACGAGACCATCACCCAGAGTCGCAAGCGCCAGCTTCCCACGACGAGCACCCCCGCTACCTTTGAGTCGCCCCCAGCTTCGAACATGCCCTTGGGCCAAGCTCCAGAGTCGCCTGGCAAGCGGCGCCGGACTTCCTCTAACGATGGCTCCCGCGCGCTGACCTCTACTATGCTTAACTCGTCCATGCTACCTCTCGCGGTTCGGGATGGCCCCAGTGTCGCATCTCCTTCGCAGACCGATAGCCAGCTCCTGTCGCATGCGCCTGTCATTGAGGAACTCGTCGAAGCAGTGCGCTCGCGAAGCAGCCTGCGCTGGCAGGAGGAAGCTCTCGACGTCTTCTTCCGCGACTTTGCAGACGAAGACCTCGATTTACAGGTCAAGATTTCCGAGAGTGTGCTCATCAACGAGTGCAAGGCCATGGTCTTTTGCAAGATGCCAGGCCGTGTGCGTCAGCACTGGGTGAGGAGGTTCAAGGAGTCGCTTTACAGACAGTGA